Part of the Juglans regia cultivar Chandler chromosome 14, Walnut 2.0, whole genome shotgun sequence genome, aaaaatttaaaaaaggtagtatataattttttaatattatttatgttttgagatttaaaaaagttcaattattttttacagtTTGGGAAAGATGTAAGATAATGATTATATTTgagtatttaaaaatttgaaattgaaaaatgtttgtgtttgaatggtatttagatgttaagattggatgagacgagatgagacgACTTGAatggtttgtgaaaccaaaccaagaTGTTCgagcattagcattgatttcatcaaaatcatctcccaaatttagctaaaagtatatgttttccataaattcaaaaccattcAAGCCATAACTTCACattggattattatttttttaataataattttttattttatttttatattttgtaactacattaaccatatgttaattaataatttaagtaaaacttaaattattatttctcaactattatttttcctcaacctacttctcaactatttaattaaatgttttacTTAAATGTTTGTGTTGGGtctgatttttaaaataaaatatcaaagtagttgagatgaaatggggtacatcttcaaatatgaataaattacttatatattttataatatatatatatatatatatatatatatatactagcagtggtaAACGTGCAAAACACATATGCCACATCTgccaaattgaaaaaaaaaataaagtgtaactttaaatattaaaatagtctaatatataaaaataaaattattatttatttatgttcataatttattatgaaatttaaattatattaaaaattcaaatttattagatagtttttttctcttaaaattgtACAGTAAAatctcatcatttatttaatgatgaaaaattaatattttataaattaaagttgatttttagtatatgatataatattattctcttaaaaatattcagtaaaactttatcttttatttaatgatttaaaattaacattttataaattgaagttaattttaaatgtatgatagaatatttatattttaattatctattttatgttagtttaaattaatatttaaacttctaccgttaaaTTAAATCTTAAGATTAAATATGAAGGGTtgaaatttaaaacctaaaaactaatattttttttcacttttcctttctccctctctcattctccacGCACGATTATAGTATTACGTCGCACACTGGTATTCACACGgacgaacccaaaaagaaacagaaaaaccaaacaaacataaaaaaaaataaaataaataaaagcctctatactgttcattactattgatgaacaataataaacagtaatagacggatagcctcttttaagttataggaagATATATGAAGAAACACTCCCAAATACTGTAGCTCATATTTCAAATTCCTATTGTTTGACTGCTCCAATGTACAGtcatatttcttcaaattttgaagatgcactGGCCAAATGCCAATGCCAGTTAGCTATAAAATACAACTGCTTCTCCGTCAAGGCAACTGCCTGTTTTGGGATTCTTCACTTGTACCATGCTCAAGCAGACCCCCATTGAGGAGCTAGTTTTCAACCTTTGGAatcttatttcaaaaaatataacgCTATTTTTCCAACAACGTACGGCAGCTGTAAACCTTTGTAGTACACTAAATATGATACTCACAAGTCATAacccctttaaaaaaatagagtaactTGGGAAAAAATGTCAAACGCCCATAAATCTTGAGATCTAAACCATAATTGCTGCCACTTTAAACACAAAACCCATTGTCTCAAAGTTACTGGGAATCTTAATAAATGCACAATACTGCTTCgtattcttttcttcctttctttttttcagaaAAGGATTATTTATCCACAACCACCCTGCGCTTGATGTGTTTTAAACTCATCCGCTTGTCTCCAAGTCACCTTTTTATGATAAATATGTCATGATTTCTCTAATTTCACCACCAatccaacatatataatcaGTTCAAACTCATTGACAATTGCAGACTTCGTTTAGAAAACGCGAATCAAAGAATGCTGTCGCTACTACTGCACCATTTGATCCAAAAGTCACAAACCGAGAAGTATAAAAAGAGAactaaaaatttcaatttaattttttttattatctaacatttattttcatattgatTAGGCGGCAGAATTCCATAAATTCCTGCACaacaatatgttttgttctcaAATTATCAGTCTCCTCAGTTTGAACAGATTCAACATGGCACCAGCCCGGTCTATAAATTCAACAACTACAAGTGCTGATATGCTTTTTTTAAAACCTTACTCTTTTCTTCCATTCTCTAATTAACTTGGTTGGGGGGGTTCTAGTCTTGACAAATTTacttatttaatctcatctaaaCCATATTGACAGACAGACAGGACAAAATATTGGGATGTCACCACTCAAATACTGAAATCACCAGCTTGCTCAACTTGATATACAAAATGAACCTATATACTTTAAATGATCTAGATATTCAGacaaaaatgcattatttataGGATGCAGAAGCATATAGATATCCATCGGTACTGGACATATTCAATGGCCTCGAACAAGATCAAGTTTCTATTCTATATTTCCCGCTGACATAAATGTACATCTAACAACCTTCAATGTATAACACGCACCTTGGATGCGAATGACCATGCCATCTAATGTAAGCTGATGACCAACCtgcaaaatcagaaaaattacAACAATTAAATCGGATAGCAAGTACACCAATAACACATTAAGACTTCATTTGGAaagtaaactcatctcaactcatcattacaactttttcaaattctaacacaaaatatataataaacaattcaactttttcaaatctcaaaataataataataataaaaaataatattctaacaatattttatcatctcaactcaactcaactcagttcaacatctaaacgcaccCTAAGAGTCGGGTGAACTGCAAACTCTGATTCTAAATCATCTTTCATGTCATAAGAGGCAAACatggacaaaatttaaatagttatggttgtttaaaaaatattttctaactaaaCCCCCCATCcttttacaaagaaaaattatattctcaagctAGTGTGTAGAGCACACAATCTAAAGTGCTTACacgacataatttgatttagaagataaattttaaaatttgaatcttacgaATCAAATTTTACCATGTAAGTTATGTGGATGGTGTACTCTAACACACTGGCTTgcaaatagaataactcttttcCAAATTGCTTGATGCTTAATCAGAATATCCTCAGTCTTCCAATGAGCTTGATATTGTCTTCACCTTCCAACTAAAAGCAAGCCAACAGCTAATTTTGGTCACCCAAAGTAAGAGGATGGTATCATTTTAAACACATCAGGGGAAGTCGTGTTGTAGTCAGAGTTGGGAGACACCAATTTAAACAGTCCAACTTGGGTTTTTCCCAATTCTATTTCACTCTAGATACAGGCAAGGACAGAAAATTATATGCTACACTTGGATAAATTGTCTATATGTAAGTATATAGGACTCCATTGCTCCTTACAGAGAAGACAAAAGGCCACACACACCTCATTTATCACATCTGTGTAACACAAGCATACAACCAATAACACCAGCAACAGAATAATTAACTTTGGCACATAAACTAACAACAGCTTCAGCCATAAGATTTATTTCCACAAGAAGGATGCCCATCAAATTAAACTACAAAGTGAAAGCAAGTAATGGGTTGCCCGTATGCCAGCCAGAAGACAATGGAGCCAAAAGACACTAAATCCTAGACCGGGTAGTGAATCTCTTTTTGGCTTAACAACATATGGTCAATTATGCACGAAGACAAGCAATACCTTAACAAAGCGCCACATGTAGAGTTGACCTTGTGAGGGTGGCGAGACCCAAATTTCTATTCACTATGTCACATACTGAGACCCAACCCCTGTGACCCATTATTAAGCAACGATTTCATTCCATACAGAACTAGCTGACAGCTTTAAATGATAGAGCAAAACAGAAGTAAATAGTCTTTGAGAAACAAATCATttgatctaaaaaaatatacacactTTTCAAGTAATGACACAAACAAGAGTGCAACAGCATTCAGGacgaataaaacaattaaactaCCTGAAGAATTCCTCTCAATAACTGCACTTAAGAGTTCAACCGGCCTCTCTCCCAAATGTttcatcatcaaaatcatcatttgtGGAATTTTCTTGACAGATCAATTTGTCTTCTCGCATAGAATTTAAGCCATCATCCCAAAGCGGATGACTCTGATGAGTGTCACTGTGCTCAGATCCATGATTCATATCAACATTATCCTCCACATTTTGTCTCACATCATTTTCTACAAGTTCCATTCCCTTCTCGTCATCAATACGAGATGGCTCTACATTGAGATCAGAGCACAAATCATATCCAGTCTGATCACCAGTCCCATGATATGCAACCGTCACAGCACCCTGGTCCGATTGCTCAGCAGCATCTTTCTTCTGCCTCTTCCATTTCTTCGTAGATGAAGTACCATcatcttcaaaatcttcttcttctctttcccgATGTAAATAAACCCATAATTTCCTTTCACCGTCAAATTGCACACAAGGGTCACGTTCATAATGCAAACGGTCCAGGGCCCCACTAACAACTTGATTAACTTGTGCATCAGACACGTCTTCCACAATATATTGAGAATCTCTTATCAACGTACAAACATCTGCTCTGGTACCAATGCTTCCAGGCAATCTAGCAGCAGCATCTCTCACAAGACAAAGAATAGTAACATGCGGTGGCCGATTACGTTTCAGCATAAAATGGTCTCGAGCTTTCGAAGTAGGCTTCCCACCACACCTTCTCAAGGGAGCAACAATGGATTTTCTACCATCCGCTGCCGTGTAAGAGAAGGCCCTGTCAGGAACTGAATACCTAAGAACTTCCTCCATGCGAAAATAGGAACGGACTTCTTCAGAGCTTGGGCTAATGGTGTTAAGACTCTTTTGAGCTCTCAGGTCCCTGAACCTTTCTTTCTCATCCAGGTTGATCTGCATCAGTGCCAGAGGCGGTTCAGGGAGACTCCCTATTTGTCGAAGTGTCTCCTGACCACTTTTCAGCCAGTTAGCAAAAGAATCAACTAACTTCACCAGCATTTTGTGAGGAAGACTCCAAGCCTCAGGAGATGTCACCTCCTCAATAGTCTCGTGATCTGATGAACTATGAGAAACTGGACCAATCCAGGACCAACTTTTTGTAGACTTTTCATAGGATGCAAGTGCCTTCCAACCTTTCGCTCCTAAAGGTGCTGTTTTCGATGAAAATATCTTCAGAACTCCTCTCACTAAATCCTGAAGTGGCTCTTGAGTCTCAAGTATACAAGGATCTCCAGGGTTTGACCTGACACGGTTAACAATCTCCTGAACAGTAAGAGAAGGCACATTCCCTTGGCCACCATTCTCTAAGACATTGACATCCACCTTCTCAAGAGCAGGAATCCCATCAACACTGTCATGATTTTTGTTCTGCTCCTCTAGGGGTTTGCCAACCTCTATATCTTCTGGAAGTGGAGTAATCATTGCCAAGCGAACTGCAGAAAGAAGATGTATAATAGAAAAAGAGAAGCCCGTATGAACCGTAGGTGTAATGAGGGTAAACTGTTTTTTCTGTGGTTTGGTTTCCAGCTCCATCTCCACTGCTACCATTTCTGTAACACGTGGCTCAGAGTTTTCCATGTCTGAACTACCAGGGTCTTGGTCCAGTTTCCTTtttgctttcttcttcaaaGGAGTGGAATCATCAACTTGCCATGGACCATCAGGCTGTAGATCACTGTCTTCATCTCTATCATCCATATCTGTTTTATCCTCCTTTCCTTTCCGCTTCTTTATCCCTGAATTGCAAACTAATAATGGAGCCTCAGATCTTCCATTGCGATCATTTAAACGTGCTTCTTTACCCTGACCTTTCTTCACAAATCTACTCCTCCCTTTATCATTGGCAATCGATTGTCTACCAAGTGGATCATCATCCTCAACAACAACATCGTCATGCAAATAATCATGGCTAACACCTCTTTTTTTCTGCTTCCTCTCAGAAGGCCGGGTCTTTGATGAGGACATATGTAACCTTTCAACATGTTCCCCACGTAACTTACCATTCCTCCCCATTTTGTGTACTTGTTTCGTATAAATATCATCATTAAATTTACCCACGCCTGAAATATAGCCGTCTCCCAAAGCCCTAGAGGCAGAATCGTGCAAGGGACTGGTATCCCGCATCTTACCCTTCTGCATCAAAGAGTAGTTTTCTACTTCTGGCACATGGCCATGATTGCTAAAGCCACCAATTTTCTTGGAAGGGTGCATGGTCCCATCAAGATCCCGTGCAATCTCCTTCATatttttcttcccaaatttGGGCCTTTTAGCCTCTAGGCCAGACTGCAACAACTTAGATCGAGAACCTTCCATAACATCAATTGGGAAAGCCGACCTGCTTCTCAACAAGGGATTGgtatcctcatcatcatcaaattgCTCTGATGAGTCTGATTCTGTGTCTTCACTTTTCATCAACATTCTATTACCTTTCATTCCATTCTGCACAAAATTACCTTTAATCTTCTCTTGTGATGTTTCTGCTCTCAACTCAGACAGTGAATATCTTTCATTCATCTGCGGTGACGAAGTCCTAAGTGATCTGTAATGCAAATCAGGAGACTCCCTCCCCGTCTTCCACTTTTTACTTTTAGCATCCCAATCATCTGGTCTAAATGAGGAATCAACAGCAAAAGCCTCCCCTGGAGCCTTCTTATGCCAAAATGGTTCAGCACAATCTGATGAGTCAACTCTATTTGCTTTCACTTCCCGGCCTTTAGATGAAACCCCAACTGAGAATTGCTGAACATTCTCGGGATACTTGGAATTTTTAACAAAGTCATAGGAGGTTTTCATATTAGGTGGCTTTGAAGTGAATGCCTTCACCTCTGACAACTGACTTGAATTCCTGTTCCTACCAAAGGCAACTGAATCACTTTTTGAAGACAAAGGCAGAGCCATAAAACTCTCAGTGGCTAAATCATCGCCTCTTAAAAGGCCACGCTTCTTTCCTACTTTTAAAATCCCAGATTTCTCCATCACAGTGCCACGTGGGACATTTTGATCCTGTCGGAGACCCATTCCATATGTCATTTCTTCAGAATCATCACTGATTCTCATCTGATCCCTTGTCCGGAATGCCGTTGCTGAATCATATCCCACAGCCTTATTCTGCCGAGGAAGAGCAGCTATTGAACTGTATGGCCCAGAATTTGTATCTAAACCATGGTAAACAGAAGGATTGCGGCCTGCTAAATCCTTAGCTGATGGTGGCTTCGACCCAGCCAACTTCAATTTACCTTTTAGATTTGGCTTTCCATATTTTTCTGGCTCCAAAGTCATCGACCGTCCTCGTGAAGGTATGTCCAGATTTGGGCCCACTCCAGAAGCAGAATGACGACCCACTTTATCTGCAACTTTCCTGTCCTTGATGTTTCTGCTCCACAAACGTTCATCCGACCCTCTTTCTGATGAATCAGACTCAAAATCCTCCATCTTCTCATACATCAAACTCTTCTGGCTTTTCATAATATTCAAAACACGGAGCCGCTCTTCAATACTGTATCCCCTACAATTAAGCCAAGCATCCCTTATCTGACAAAGGTTactgataatattattttgataattccTCAAAAGATGGTAGTGTTGCCGCTTCTGAAAGAAATTCAAACCTTCCCGGTAAAGAGCTACCCTTGGCTCACACAAACCTCCCTTCAATGTGTCGAACAATTTCTTAATGGGGCTCCCAAAGTGCAAATTGCAACCTGTAAAAATCTCTTTGAGAGTAATCATATACGTCTCTTGGTCCATGTCCGGGAGAAACTTGGTGAGACTTAACCTCTCCTCATCAGTCAAGAACTCATTCCACACATCCACGGACAAAATATCCTCCAGACCAGGAAGATCATAGAGCTCCAATGGAATGCTACAAGTCTGATTCCCAACTTGGCAAAACTCGGCCCCGGTCTCTCCCAATTCCAACAAATCAAAGTCGTCGGACCCTGCCCCAGAATCTGCATCATCAAATTCATCATCGTCATCTGATTCAACCACCGAGCCACGCCGTTGAAGCTCATCCTCATCACTGGACATAGTCTCCCCACTACCAGGTGAAAACTCCGGATCAAACCTCGACACTTTAAAGCTATTCTTTTCAATCGCCATGTAAcatccaaaaatcaaaatcaaccACGGCCACAAGAAACCCGAACTTACCGCTCCAATTaaccaaatttcaaaaattcgcAGCCGTTATTGACAAAGCCAACTCAAAAAcctattaagaaaatattaaaattaagaccTTAAATCAAGTCCAAGTCCTAACATTTGCGACTAATTATACAAATCGAAGCAGGAAGATTTGGAAGAAAGAGCACAAAATGCAATTAACAATGATTCCACAAGGAATGAaaacagagaaggaaaaaagaattcTTGAAAATCAGGGATATGATCGAAGAGTACCTCATCGGGACTCGAAGAGATTCTGTGGACAAATTATCGAACCGAGCACGAAGTCCCTGGCATCGAAGGTCGAAGAAGTACGATAAGTCGCGGCACGCagatagagggagagagagcgaAACTGTGTATGGGTGAATCTGCGAAACCCTAGAGGACGAGgcgagtgtgtgtgtgtatgtgtatgtgtatatatatagagagagagagagcgagagggagagagggagggggtcGCAGGGGATGAAGAAGGCGTTGGTGGCGTGGAGGGAGGTGAGCCGTCTGATTAGGAGGCCGAAGAAGACGAGGAGGAGCAAAAAGACGAAAAAGGGCAGGAGGAGGTGTGTTTGAGGGGATGGTTTAACAGAGAAAGGAGaaagggaagaagagagagagagagagagagagagaggggggggggaaGCCGGGTGTGCAGAGCTAAAGAGACAGTGAgtgagaggcagagagagagagagagagagagagagaaggaagcgagtgattttattttattttttgtatattttttttcaaagggtaACGtagaaatagattttattactTTATATCTCATTCCATTATAACAAACTAAAAActgtataattttaataaaagtaatttaattttatatataattatttatatctcattttataattaactgATAATAATTCTCATTTAAGTGTAATTATAAATGTCTAGAATAGACCAACTTGCTTATaaccaatttataaatttacaataatcTGATATGCTTAAACGACGACGTCAGACAAAGCTGCCAATCATATTCAACGCAATGCATTTTGATTTTCCCCCAAAATTGTCTTGCGCCAATATCGCAGCTCCCTGCCACCGCACACAATTTGAGTTCGCAACCGCTCCGTCATCTCCATTGCCAACCAGGTATACCGACGgccatctctctcttctttctctgtctctctctctaagaaaaTTTGTGTATAGCTGAATTTAGACAATCTTTGTTTTAATCGTTGTTTTATTCTAGAGTTGGATGTATTTTTCACAATGCATTCAATGATTCAGAA contains:
- the LOC108993961 gene encoding uncharacterized protein LOC108993961 — translated: MAIEKNSFKVSRFDPEFSPGSGETMSSDEDELQRRGSVVESDDDDEFDDADSGAGSDDFDLLELGETGAEFCQVGNQTCSIPLELYDLPGLEDILSVDVWNEFLTDEERLSLTKFLPDMDQETYMITLKEIFTGCNLHFGSPIKKLFDTLKGGLCEPRVALYREGLNFFQKRQHYHLLRNYQNNIISNLCQIRDAWLNCRGYSIEERLRVLNIMKSQKSLMYEKMEDFESDSSERGSDERLWSRNIKDRKVADKVGRHSASGVGPNLDIPSRGRSMTLEPEKYGKPNLKGKLKLAGSKPPSAKDLAGRNPSVYHGLDTNSGPYSSIAALPRQNKAVGYDSATAFRTRDQMRISDDSEEMTYGMGLRQDQNVPRGTVMEKSGILKVGKKRGLLRGDDLATESFMALPLSSKSDSVAFGRNRNSSQLSEVKAFTSKPPNMKTSYDFVKNSKYPENVQQFSVGVSSKGREVKANRVDSSDCAEPFWHKKAPGEAFAVDSSFRPDDWDAKSKKWKTGRESPDLHYRSLRTSSPQMNERYSLSELRAETSQEKIKGNFVQNGMKGNRMLMKSEDTESDSSEQFDDDEDTNPLLRSRSAFPIDVMEGSRSKLLQSGLEAKRPKFGKKNMKEIARDLDGTMHPSKKIGGFSNHGHVPEVENYSLMQKGKMRDTSPLHDSASRALGDGYISGVGKFNDDIYTKQVHKMGRNGKLRGEHVERLHMSSSKTRPSERKQKKRGVSHDYLHDDVVVEDDDPLGRQSIANDKGRSRFVKKGQGKEARLNDRNGRSEAPLLVCNSGIKKRKGKEDKTDMDDRDEDSDLQPDGPWQVDDSTPLKKKAKRKLDQDPGSSDMENSEPRVTEMVAVEMELETKPQKKQFTLITPTVHTGFSFSIIHLLSAVRLAMITPLPEDIEVGKPLEEQNKNHDSVDGIPALEKVDVNVLENGGQGNVPSLTVQEIVNRVRSNPGDPCILETQEPLQDLVRGVLKIFSSKTAPLGAKGWKALASYEKSTKSWSWIGPVSHSSSDHETIEEVTSPEAWSLPHKMLVKLVDSFANWLKSGQETLRQIGSLPEPPLALMQINLDEKERFRDLRAQKSLNTISPSSEEVRSYFRMEEVLRYSVPDRAFSYTAADGRKSIVAPLRRCGGKPTSKARDHFMLKRNRPPHVTILCLVRDAAARLPGSIGTRADVCTLIRDSQYIVEDVSDAQVNQVVSGALDRLHYERDPCVQFDGERKLWVYLHREREEEDFEDDGTSSTKKWKRQKKDAAEQSDQGAVTVAYHGTGDQTGYDLCSDLNVEPSRIDDEKGMELVENDVRQNVEDNVDMNHGSEHSDTHQSHPLWDDGLNSMREDKLICQENSTNDDFDDETFGREAG